TGATGTTCTCCACCGACAAGGGCAGTAAGTTCTTACTGGATCGGGTCTTGTCGGCTCAAAAAATGATTTCCTATGAGTATGAAGGCGGTAATCTACTCAAAGGGATTATTTTAAAAAACGTTTTGGTCAACCTTAAACCGGTGGATGTAAAAATCGATCATGCCGATATTTCTTTAGGTTGGCGTGCGATTATCAGTAAAGAAGTGCATTTAAGCCATGCTGATGTTAAAAATCTAAGAATTATTCTAAAAAATCCACCGAGTGATGAGCCATTTCAGTTTAATGACATTGCCTTGCCGTTTGTACTCCGGGTGAACAAATTAGATTTTGACTATATGTTGATCCAAACCGGTTCAGGCACCAAAGTCGATTTCTATGAGGGTCAGGTCAATAATGCTTTGTGGAAAGGTCCTGATCTGACTTTTGAAGACACCAAAGTCGATATGGGCTATTTAAATGTTCGTGATGCCAATGGCTCAATGAGTTTTACTAAGCAAGGCAAGTATCCCTTAGATGTCACCGGCATTGTTCGAATTCCATCTTTAAAAAGCATCAATGTGGAAGACATTGCGTTAAACGCCAAAGGCTCACTCGACACCATTCAAGCCGGATTTGCCTCACGAACACCGGATCTGCTCACCGGTTGGGGCGTGGTACACCCGATGCGTGAAGCTGTACCGATGAAAGGTGCGCTGAAATTTAAAAACTACCATTGGCCATTTTTACAAGAATATGAGGTCTTGTCTAAAAAAGGCATCGCCAAATATCAAGGCAATATTGATCGCTTAGATATCAGTTTAAACACCGACATTAGTGGTAAAAATATTCCTGAGGGGCAATATACCGCATTGGGACATACCGATTTGGTCAATCAAATTGATATCACCAATGTTAATGGTCAAGTCATGGGTGGCGCAGTGAATGCGGCCGGTGTGGTGAGTTGGAAAGATATTGTGACTTGGGATATAAAAGGTCGTTTAGATAAAATTAATCCCAAAGACAAAGCAATTCCACAAGTGGTACAGGATTTTTTACCGCCAACCTTAGATGCCAATATTGCCTCGACCGGCGATTTAAAAAATGGCATGACCGTCAATGCCAATGTTGATTTTGATCGTTATGAAACGTGGAATTTAGTCTTTAAACAAGCCGAGCAAAAAGGCGAAAAACTTGAGCCAATGCTGCTTGATGTGGCTTGGAAAAATATTGATCGTGCCGTGCCGTATGTGGGTTGGCTGAGTAGTGATTCAGGTCAAGTCAAATTGGCGTTGGTGGATGATCGTCAAGATATTCATGTCGCAACAGTAGTTAAACAACATGAAAAAGGCAGTCTACCTGCAGGTCAATACAATGCCCAGTTGGACTTAAAAGGCAATTTACTCAAGATTCCGACCTTTAGTTATCAAGCAAGTTCGAAAGGCAGTTTAACTGGACAGGCAGTCGTCGATCTACCGGATGAAAAGCGTCAGTTAAAATGGAATGCAGTCTTAAATGCCAAAGACTTTAACCCGCAATCGATTGTGCCTGCGGCACCGGTCGATGTGTTGAATGGTGAGCTGAAAGCCAATGGCTACGCACTGCCGAATCAACAAATTATTCAATTAAATGCCATTAACCTGAATGGTCATATCGTCGACCAAGGCAAAGCTGAAACGGTCAAACTGACCGGTAAAAGTACCATTGCCTTAATTTTTAATGATGAGAAAGCCGGTGGGGCGTTTAAAAGTTTTGCTGTGAATTATGACGGCAATCTGGCATCGACGCAGCTTCCTCAAGGCGATGGCATTCTGAAAATGCGTTTATCAGGTACGCCTGAGCTCATCAACATTGCCGAGTTTAAACACAATGGTGCAGCAGGACAGATCAATGCCAATGGTGTATTGGACCTTGCCAATGGCATTGGTTGGAATGTGAATGCTTCGTTAATTCGTTTTAAACCGCATTATTTTGTTTCGAGTGTTCGAGGTGAATTATCGGGTAATGTGAAATCTCAGGGCGTTTGGTCAGATCAGTTAAAACGGGTCAGCATTGAACGTTTAAATTTGGCAGGCATGATCAATAACAAGCCTTTACGTGCCCAAGGTAATTTGGCGTTGGTGATTAACTCAAACCAAAATGGGTTTATGCCACAGCAGTTTGAGGCGAATAACTTATTTGTATCTTATGCACAAAACCAATTGCAGGCCTCCGGCAATGCGCAAAATCTAAGGGTTAAAATCAATGCTCCGGCATTGTTTGAAGTTTATCCGGGATTACGAGGCAAGGCACAAGGCTTTATCAATTTGCAGTCTCAGCCAAGAATGAGTGCAACCGCCAATTTGGTGGTCGACAACTTTGGCTACAACAGTGTGGTGAGCATTAAAAAGATCACACTCAAAGGCGAGTTGCCGACTTCTGAAACGGTGCCATCCCAAATTTCGGCAGTGATTACTAATTTACGCAGTGGTAATCGTGAAATGCAACATGCTGAGTTTGCGATTGCAGGCACACGTAAAGCGCATATTGCTAAGCTGCAAGCGTGGAACAATAGCTCGAAATTTTATGTGCAGTTGGCAGGTGGATTTAATCCGCAAAATGACTGGCTTGGACAAATTCAAAAAGGTGAGTTCGACTCGGTACGTGCGCACTTGTTCCAAGATCAAAAAGCCCCTGTGATTTACAACACCGCTAAATCTGAAGTCTATGTGGGACAACATTGTTGGTCGAGTCAACAAAGCCAGCTGTGTTTTGACCAACCGGTACGTGTCAGCAAAACCAAAGGCAATGTGTCTTTTGTGACCAAAAATTTGGATCTAAAAGATTTTGCAGCCTTTATGCCTGAAGGCTTGGCGATCACAGGCAAACTCAATGGCTATGCCAAAGCCTCATGGGCGCAAGGGGCTAACCCTAAAATCGATGCACGTTTGGTGACCCGTAATGGTGAGTTAGGCTTAAGTGCGGTCGATCCAGATGATGTAGCCTCGACCATGAATTATGACGAAGCCAGCATCATTGCCAAAAGTGTGCAAGAAGGTTTATTGCTGCGTGTTGACTTGAAAGCACCGACCATTGGTACGGGTTATGCCAGTGTGGTGGTGAATCCTTATGTCGATGCTAAACCGATGCGTGGTGAAATTGCCTTTAATCAAATTCAATTGAAAATTCTAAAACCGTTTATTGCGGATGTACGTAAGCTCGATGGCACATTGTCACTCGCGGGTAAAATCAGTGGGACACTGACCAAACCACTGTTTAATGGTGAAATGCGTTTGAAAGACGGTCAAATCAGTATGATTTCACTGCCTGTCAATTTAACTAATGTACAGTTATATTCATCGATTCGCCAAAATGAAGCCAGCATCAATGGCGCATTTAACAGTGGTCGAGGTGTGGGTAAACTGACTGGTAATATCGATTGGAAAAATGACCCTCGGATTCAGTTGAGCTTAAAAGGCGATAACTTATTGATTCGCCAAGCACCACTGATTACTGCCGTGGTCAATACCCAAATGGATGTTGATGCACGCCCAATGTCGAAGCAAGTCACGGTGAAAGGTAAAGTCGATGTGCCACGTGCTTTAATTTCAATGCCGGAATCGAGTGCAACGGTGGTGCCACTGTCTGCTGATGTACGTGTGGTGCGTGAAGGCGATGACCGACTCGCGATCTTAAAAGCGGCAAAACCTTGGGATATTCGTGCAGATGTTGAACTGAATCTAGGGCAACAAGTGATTTTCCAAGGCTTTAACAGTCGTATTCCATTGCTTGGTCGGGTGTATATGACCCAGCATGGTTTAGAAACTGCAATGCGTGCAACAGGGGCAATCGGCGTCAGCCAAAAAGTGACCATTGAAGCTTATGGTCAGCGTTTAGATTTGAATCGAGCGATTGCACGTTTTAATGGGGCTTTAGCGAACCCATCGCTTGATGTCGATGCCAATAAAAACATTTCGGGCAGTTTGGTTGGTGTTCGTGTCACAGGTACGGCCAACAGTCCAAACATTCAGGTGTATAATGATGCCGGCTTGTCTGAACAAGAAGCCATGAATGCCTTGATTACCGGTCGTATTAACGATGGTTCAAGCGGTCTAAACAATGCCGAAGGCTTTAAGTCTGATGTCAATAACACCATTGCTGCCGCAGGGATCAGTCTGGGGTTAGGTGGAACACGTGCCTTTACCAATCAGATTGGTCGTACTTTAGGTTTAAGTGGTTTGGCACTCGATGCACAAGGTACAGGCGATGACACCCAAGTCAGTGTGACCGGTTATATTACCCCTGATCTGTATATTCGTTATGGCGTGGGTGTATTTACCCCAGTCAATAAGCTGACCTTACGTTATCAGATGAATCAACGTCTTTATCTAGAGGCAAGTCAGTCTTTGGAAAAAGCCATTGATATGTTCTACCATTGGCGCTTCTAAGTTGGGCAGAGTTAAAACTTAGACCCTATTGAAAAAACGATGAATCCCAACTTCGGTTGGGTTTTTTCAATCATGCGTCTGATGTTATTTTCCATTTATAGCAAGATTCAGTATCATAGCCACCTGAGGAGAATCGTATGAAAAAGTTAGTGATCCTAAGCATGTTAAGTGCGATGGTCTTGGTTTCAGGTTGTGGTGAAGAAAAAGCACCGTTGACCCCTGAGCAACAATGGCAAGGTTACTGTAAAAGTATTGGTAATGCTGCTCGTTCGATTGTATTGGACCGTCAAAATGGTATTACGCAAAAAGCTGCCGTGGACTATGCCAATAAGGTCACTGACCCAACCACCAAAGCTTTTGTTCTAGCTCAAATTGAAAAAGTCTACGCTCTGCCTGCAGATCAATTGTCTAAAGACAAAGATGCAGTTCAAGTGAAATTCAAAGATGAAGCGTATCAAACCTGTATCGATACACCGTTTGATCCGAAAAAAATGCCAGATTACAAACAGTTCTAATCGCGATCTGTATGTGAAAGCGAGTTTGAAAATTAAAGGATGCGATAGGCATCCTTTTTTTGCATAAAATCATTTAAATACATAAGTGCTAACAATTTAGCCCAACTTGA
The sequence above is drawn from the Acinetobacter lanii genome and encodes:
- a CDS encoding translocation/assembly module TamB domain-containing protein, which codes for MAELEQQDQPTSEIESPKRRRRVLRSILLTLLFLLILFFAALAVMFSTDKGSKFLLDRVLSAQKMISYEYEGGNLLKGIILKNVLVNLKPVDVKIDHADISLGWRAIISKEVHLSHADVKNLRIILKNPPSDEPFQFNDIALPFVLRVNKLDFDYMLIQTGSGTKVDFYEGQVNNALWKGPDLTFEDTKVDMGYLNVRDANGSMSFTKQGKYPLDVTGIVRIPSLKSINVEDIALNAKGSLDTIQAGFASRTPDLLTGWGVVHPMREAVPMKGALKFKNYHWPFLQEYEVLSKKGIAKYQGNIDRLDISLNTDISGKNIPEGQYTALGHTDLVNQIDITNVNGQVMGGAVNAAGVVSWKDIVTWDIKGRLDKINPKDKAIPQVVQDFLPPTLDANIASTGDLKNGMTVNANVDFDRYETWNLVFKQAEQKGEKLEPMLLDVAWKNIDRAVPYVGWLSSDSGQVKLALVDDRQDIHVATVVKQHEKGSLPAGQYNAQLDLKGNLLKIPTFSYQASSKGSLTGQAVVDLPDEKRQLKWNAVLNAKDFNPQSIVPAAPVDVLNGELKANGYALPNQQIIQLNAINLNGHIVDQGKAETVKLTGKSTIALIFNDEKAGGAFKSFAVNYDGNLASTQLPQGDGILKMRLSGTPELINIAEFKHNGAAGQINANGVLDLANGIGWNVNASLIRFKPHYFVSSVRGELSGNVKSQGVWSDQLKRVSIERLNLAGMINNKPLRAQGNLALVINSNQNGFMPQQFEANNLFVSYAQNQLQASGNAQNLRVKINAPALFEVYPGLRGKAQGFINLQSQPRMSATANLVVDNFGYNSVVSIKKITLKGELPTSETVPSQISAVITNLRSGNREMQHAEFAIAGTRKAHIAKLQAWNNSSKFYVQLAGGFNPQNDWLGQIQKGEFDSVRAHLFQDQKAPVIYNTAKSEVYVGQHCWSSQQSQLCFDQPVRVSKTKGNVSFVTKNLDLKDFAAFMPEGLAITGKLNGYAKASWAQGANPKIDARLVTRNGELGLSAVDPDDVASTMNYDEASIIAKSVQEGLLLRVDLKAPTIGTGYASVVVNPYVDAKPMRGEIAFNQIQLKILKPFIADVRKLDGTLSLAGKISGTLTKPLFNGEMRLKDGQISMISLPVNLTNVQLYSSIRQNEASINGAFNSGRGVGKLTGNIDWKNDPRIQLSLKGDNLLIRQAPLITAVVNTQMDVDARPMSKQVTVKGKVDVPRALISMPESSATVVPLSADVRVVREGDDRLAILKAAKPWDIRADVELNLGQQVIFQGFNSRIPLLGRVYMTQHGLETAMRATGAIGVSQKVTIEAYGQRLDLNRAIARFNGALANPSLDVDANKNISGSLVGVRVTGTANSPNIQVYNDAGLSEQEAMNALITGRINDGSSGLNNAEGFKSDVNNTIAAAGISLGLGGTRAFTNQIGRTLGLSGLALDAQGTGDDTQVSVTGYITPDLYIRYGVGVFTPVNKLTLRYQMNQRLYLEASQSLEKAIDMFYHWRF